Sequence from the Methanosarcina siciliae T4/M genome:
GTCTATGGGCTTTGAGATATAATCCACGCATCCCATTTCGATAAAGTGTTCTTCGCTTCCTTTCATGGCATGGGCTGTAACAGCTATCACAGGAATATCTGCAGTAACAGGGTTCTTTTTAATCCTGTCCAGAACCTCAAGCCCGTCCATTTTAGGCAGTTGCATATCGAGGAGGATAATATCGAACTTCTTTTCAGCAAGGCGTTCAAGAGCCTTTATCCCGTCTTCTGCTTCAGTTACACGATGCCCGTAAAACTCCAGAAGATCCAGGATCAATTCCATGTTCATTGGGTTATCTTCGACAATAAGAATTTCTTTCATCTTCACGCCTCTTCAGCATAGCTAATTGTTTTATCCTATTAATTAACTCTTTTCTTCCGAAAGTGCCCTTTTTCATAATAGAAATAAGGTGACCTTTAAGTTCGCCATTAAGCTCCTCGATATTCTTCTCAGTAGACTCTCCTGCAGTACAGAGAATTAAAGGAATATCTTTTGTCTGTTCCCCGGCCCTCAGGTAGGAGATAACCTCAAATCCACTTATCTCAGGCATCAGCAGATCGAGGATGAGGATATCCGGCTGTTGCCCGGAAAAGAGTTTGTCCAGACCTTCCTGCCCACTGTAAGCCTTTACTATCTCAAAACCCTCGGATTCAATCATTGAACTCAGCAATTCCACTGCGTTCTCATCGTCGTCAATAATAAGAACCTTTGGTTCATCAAAACTGAACTTACCTGTAATTTCTCTTAATGAGTCCAGTAGTTCGACCCTTCTTACTGGCTTTGTAAAGGAATAAGTCGCCCCAAGGGCGACTCCCAGTTCGTTGTTATCTGTAACTGAAATAATAAGTACCGGGATGCTTGTTGTATCGAGATCGCTTTTCAGCTGTTTCAGGACATTCCAGCCACTGATATCAGGAAGTAAAACATCCAGCGTGATAACATCAGGTTTCAGTTTCTTTGCAACTTCCAAAACATCTTTTCCATTATAAAGGGAAGCTGTACTATACCCGGCTTCCCGGAGAACAACCGAGGTCAGTTCATTGGAATTTATGTCATCGTCGACTACAAGCACAAGATTCTGGGCTTCACCATTTTCAGGGAGAAAGATTTCCGGAAGCTCAATTTCTTCCTTTAAAGCTTCCTCACAACCTTTAACGGAGAAGGCAGCTACTTTACTCATATCAAACTCAAGCATTACGTCTTCAATGCCCCCTGTGTCGGTTTTTTTGGACTCAAGAGGCTTTGTGAGGGGAATTGTGAACATAAAAGTACTGCCTTTTTCAAGTTCACTCTCAACCCAGATGTCTCCCTGGTGTAGATTTACAATTTTCTTCACCAGAGCAAGCCCAAGCCCGGTTCCGCAGTACTGCTTGGCTGAGGAGGAATCGATCTGGGTAAAGGGCTGGAAAAGTTTTTTCTGATCCTCAGAAGAAATCCCGATTCCCGTATCCATTACGGAAAAAATGGCTCTTCTTCCGCTTTTTTTGCAGTAAACCGAGACTCTGCCACCTTCCGGGGTAAACTTGATCGCATTGCTTACAAGATTATAGAGAATCTGGATAATCCGGCTTCTGTCAGCCTGAATGTCTCCGAAATCCGGCCCTACTACAAAGTTTATTTCAAGGGATTTAGCCTGAAAAAGGGGGGAGAGAGTGGCCTTCACCTCTTCGAAAACCGAGTCAACAGTAAATTCACTGTAGTGAAGTTCCATTTTTCCGGCTTCTACTTTAGAGAGGTCAAGAATATCATTTATAAGCCCCAGAAGGTGTTTTCCGCTTACGGAGATGTTATTAACATATTTCAACTGTTTTCCGTTCAGTCCCCCGAAAACTCTCT
This genomic interval carries:
- a CDS encoding response regulator; amino-acid sequence: MKEILIVEDNPMNMELILDLLEFYGHRVTEAEDGIKALERLAEKKFDIILLDMQLPKMDGLEVLDRIKKNPVTADIPVIAVTAHAMKGSEEHFIEMGCVDYISKPIDIHRFRSLIDKYLGE
- a CDS encoding response regulator; translation: MNVSKKIFVIIYIIFALLTSVVIFASQNILDSSFSSLEEKEAIENVESVQNVIHFQIIQLEETNSALASREDIRAFIVSENPEDLGGTLLSDLFILNGCDFVFFVNSSGTMIYSQVSDSKNSSNVSSDLIIHEFYRKINEGDLLFRERLSPLSGLLLLENGPVIVSCCPVSAAPDNSETIGTIVLGKKLDSGFVESIQKITGNPVLFYGPDNAPPEFHQAFLENGNENLTHLVDVEGDRLAGYFIHRDINGNPAIMVRTTADRNIYEEGRKSLKYIVFFLLFSGLMVGAGCKFLLDREVVSRLVAIDTFVDKVGKDEDFSAHCIMEGDDELSRLTEGINRMLDRLKLNSDKVKAQEHEKKVILNSLSELVIFMDLELKIVWANRASLDYAGLKLENIIGHSYEELSPMSDAVSGRALAQKALESGKENTGEVATPDGKVWMIRMNLIKDEEGKVTGFLQTGLDITAHRRSEEKLLQAKLEAEAASCTKSEFLANMSHELRTPLNSIIGFSDILIERVFGGLNGKQLKYVNNISVSGKHLLGLINDILDLSKVEAGKMELHYSEFTVDSVFEEVKATLSPLFQAKSLEINFVVGPDFGDIQADRSRIIQILYNLVSNAIKFTPEGGRVSVYCKKSGRRAIFSVMDTGIGISSEDQKKLFQPFTQIDSSSAKQYCGTGLGLALVKKIVNLHQGDIWVESELEKGSTFMFTIPLTKPLESKKTDTGGIEDVMLEFDMSKVAAFSVKGCEEALKEEIELPEIFLPENGEAQNLVLVVDDDINSNELTSVVLREAGYSTASLYNGKDVLEVAKKLKPDVITLDVLLPDISGWNVLKQLKSDLDTTSIPVLIISVTDNNELGVALGATYSFTKPVRRVELLDSLREITGKFSFDEPKVLIIDDDENAVELLSSMIESEGFEIVKAYSGQEGLDKLFSGQQPDILILDLLMPEISGFEVISYLRAGEQTKDIPLILCTAGESTEKNIEELNGELKGHLISIMKKGTFGRKELINRIKQLAMLKRREDERNSYCRR